A single candidate division WOR-3 bacterium DNA region contains:
- a CDS encoding DUF2330 domain-containing protein — protein MRKIILVVTSVYTLGFLSPGYSDRGLLPLNPNVQIFEPNQRAMIAWNGEEEILLLSTDLHASDSTILLEVLPLPAEPAVKKGDIKTFQKATALINSKLASSAGLSKRNGEGAKEAVPGGEVTFHKKIGAHDISVTRLINGAKFVDWVAKYLKSLGVEKNIISAEMQELIEEYIADGFIWFVFDLVSLTEEFVTNEPIQYQFKSESLFYPLKITKTGEGYTLIDLLILTPRLLRNFPDLPIHRVHLKHDPITISNIELKELNEDMYNLLGRLKEMKLRIWQVEGSLSSFDEDLIAY, from the coding sequence ATGAGAAAAATAATCCTTGTCGTGACGTCAGTCTACACGCTTGGTTTTCTCTCACCCGGGTACAGTGACCGTGGTTTGCTTCCACTTAACCCCAATGTTCAAATTTTCGAACCGAATCAAAGAGCCATGATCGCCTGGAATGGTGAAGAAGAAATTCTTCTGCTCAGCACTGATCTTCACGCATCCGATTCAACCATCCTTCTGGAAGTGCTTCCTTTACCTGCTGAACCTGCAGTCAAGAAAGGAGATATCAAAACATTCCAGAAGGCGACTGCATTGATCAACAGTAAACTCGCCTCATCAGCAGGTTTGAGCAAGAGGAATGGTGAAGGTGCGAAGGAAGCCGTTCCCGGCGGTGAGGTGACATTCCACAAAAAAATCGGAGCCCATGACATTTCCGTAACCCGTCTTATCAACGGTGCGAAGTTCGTTGATTGGGTTGCGAAGTATCTTAAGTCACTTGGTGTCGAAAAAAATATAATTTCCGCTGAGATGCAAGAGTTGATTGAGGAATATATCGCCGACGGCTTTATCTGGTTCGTCTTTGATCTTGTTTCACTTACTGAAGAGTTCGTAACAAATGAACCGATCCAATATCAATTCAAAAGTGAGTCGTTGTTTTACCCTCTGAAGATCACAAAGACAGGAGAGGGGTATACCTTAATTGATCTCTTGATTTTGACTCCCCGTCTTTTAAGAAATTTTCCCGATTTGCCGATCCACCGGGTTCATTTAAAACATGATCCGATAACCATATCAAACATCGAGTTGAAGGAACTGAATGAAGATATGTATAACCTTCTGGGAAGATTAAAAGAAATGAAATTACGGATCTGGCAGGTGGAGGGGTCTTTGAGCTCCTTTGATGAAGACCTCATTGCTTATTAA
- a CDS encoding deoxyhypusine synthase yields MRKKRIPYKKGYDYSPEWLKKKRRLKDRYLKGPRIFPKSITGKERAVELINKTFLAYNAARIQEACRLYVEKMLEPKVYVGLSLSGALTPAGLGKSAVVPLINAGFVDWIVSTGANLFHDLHFAFNLKLHRGTHHIDDTDLKKNNVVRIYDILLSYPDCLVETDRRLREILSQDEFQKEMGSAEFHYLLGKYAAREEEKNHIKGSSILAAAYRAKVPVYTSAPGDSALGMHLAENRLRNFSTRILPSLDVNETAAIVYAAKSSKNKSAVVIIGGGSPKNFMLQTEPHIQEILHIPDVGHDYFLQITDARPDTGGLSGATPHEAVSWGKVDPNRLPDAVVCYLDATVALPLLVHYALAKHKRRPLRRLYAKREEMVKRLERRYWRKNR; encoded by the coding sequence ATGAGGAAGAAACGAATACCTTATAAAAAAGGGTATGACTACAGCCCTGAATGGCTTAAGAAAAAAAGGCGTTTGAAAGATAGATATTTAAAAGGTCCCAGAATCTTCCCGAAATCGATAACCGGTAAAGAAAGGGCTGTTGAACTTATCAATAAGACGTTCCTTGCGTATAATGCAGCACGGATTCAGGAGGCTTGTCGTCTTTATGTGGAAAAGATGCTTGAGCCGAAAGTTTATGTTGGATTAAGTTTGTCCGGTGCTCTTACACCCGCCGGCCTCGGGAAGTCCGCTGTTGTTCCTTTGATCAATGCCGGATTCGTCGACTGGATTGTGTCGACAGGAGCGAATCTGTTTCATGATCTTCACTTCGCATTCAATCTTAAACTGCACAGGGGGACTCATCATATTGATGATACAGACTTGAAGAAAAACAATGTGGTGAGAATTTATGATATTCTGCTCAGTTATCCTGATTGTCTGGTTGAGACAGACAGGCGGTTACGTGAGATATTGAGTCAAGATGAGTTCCAAAAAGAGATGGGCAGCGCCGAGTTTCATTATCTGCTCGGGAAGTATGCGGCGCGTGAAGAAGAGAAGAATCATATCAAAGGTTCATCAATCCTGGCAGCGGCATATCGGGCAAAGGTCCCCGTATATACAAGCGCACCCGGAGATTCCGCACTGGGGATGCACCTTGCAGAGAACAGACTTCGTAATTTCAGTACACGCATACTTCCGTCACTTGATGTCAATGAAACCGCAGCAATTGTTTATGCGGCGAAGAGTTCTAAAAACAAATCGGCAGTGGTGATCATCGGCGGCGGCAGTCCCAAAAATTTTATGCTTCAGACCGAACCCCATATTCAGGAGATCCTTCATATTCCGGATGTGGGGCATGATTATTTTCTCCAGATCACAGACGCCCGTCCTGACACCGGTGGTCTTTCGGGCGCGACTCCTCATGAAGCCGTGTCCTGGGGAAAGGTCGATCCCAATCGTCTGCCTGATGCCGTAGTCTGTTATCTGGATGCGACAGTCGCTCTACCGTTGCTTGTACATTATGCGCTGGCAAAACACAAAAGGCGCCCTCTGCGCCGTCTTTACGCAAAACGTGAAGAGATGGTGAAACGACTGGAAAGAAGATACTGGCGGAAAAACAGATGA
- a CDS encoding tetratricopeptide repeat protein, translating to MKIFKMCLICFVGFFIPVFGQKVEPGPAFAVKISEEAVKLIESQNEIITDTVLVNRVVPIARKIMRASDLRTIFDCRILNTDVVNAFALPAGPIYVTLGMLNFLDSLKTEESQSMLAGILGHEIAHVFLRHSVAWQRLKNFMDEERAAIPSEIVQILEKGYSRQQEFEADEYGILYAMRAGYDFESIIKFYKAIRENYGETPPGDEIYDDHPRLTERIAHLYEMRAQLERNFDQFNFGVEALNEGRYSEAVTYFKLFTATFSNSAAGWMNLGAAYLFEAVSKLDGPPVIFVVTYHEKPNIKLRGIPDELLYAEEAYKKAAEVDSSYNAVYYGNQGIIFALSGDYDRAEEFTRKALEGEEAEHFFYNNLGNIFYLKGEYKDAEAAYKKAVELAEDWALPVYNTALLYEKAGQKKLAIDTWKKLLDVSGFSKEAVEHLVSLDKTFKYDLSEVGPECSLGGIYIGMPEDSVRSILGEPDEQVALEKLFALSYYNHNIVVFLREKEVSGVLAQNGFSGKTSKGIGIGSPASEVRAAYGLPDDIVQQKDQEQWIYKKLGFLANLCGKKVNSLQIVKVGE from the coding sequence ATGAAGATATTTAAGATGTGCTTAATATGTTTTGTCGGTTTTTTTATACCGGTCTTCGGCCAGAAGGTCGAACCCGGACCGGCGTTTGCCGTAAAAATCAGTGAAGAGGCGGTGAAGCTGATAGAAAGTCAGAATGAGATAATAACGGATACTGTCCTGGTGAACCGTGTTGTGCCCATCGCCCGAAAAATAATGAGGGCGTCAGACCTGCGTACGATCTTCGACTGCCGTATTCTGAATACCGATGTTGTAAACGCCTTTGCACTTCCCGCCGGACCTATTTATGTAACACTCGGGATGCTCAATTTTCTGGATTCTTTGAAAACAGAAGAGAGTCAGTCCATGCTTGCCGGTATTCTCGGTCATGAAATCGCACATGTCTTTCTCAGACATTCGGTCGCCTGGCAGAGATTGAAAAATTTTATGGATGAGGAAAGAGCGGCGATACCTTCGGAGATCGTTCAGATTTTAGAAAAAGGGTATTCGAGACAGCAGGAGTTCGAAGCCGATGAATATGGAATTTTATATGCGATGCGCGCCGGGTATGATTTTGAATCGATAATCAAATTTTATAAAGCAATCAGGGAAAATTATGGTGAGACACCTCCCGGTGATGAGATATATGACGACCATCCTCGTTTAACAGAGAGAATTGCGCATCTCTATGAAATGCGGGCGCAGCTGGAGCGCAACTTCGATCAATTTAATTTCGGTGTCGAGGCGTTGAATGAAGGGAGATACAGTGAGGCGGTGACGTACTTTAAGCTTTTTACCGCGACATTTTCCAATAGTGCGGCGGGCTGGATGAATCTCGGCGCTGCATATCTTTTTGAAGCGGTGAGCAAACTCGACGGGCCGCCGGTTATTTTTGTCGTGACCTATCATGAGAAACCGAATATAAAATTAAGGGGAATTCCCGATGAATTACTTTATGCCGAAGAGGCGTACAAAAAGGCGGCTGAGGTTGACAGTTCATACAATGCTGTTTATTACGGTAATCAAGGGATAATATTCGCTTTAAGCGGTGATTACGACAGGGCGGAAGAGTTCACCCGGAAAGCGCTGGAAGGGGAAGAAGCAGAGCATTTCTTTTATAATAATCTGGGTAATATATTCTATTTAAAAGGAGAATATAAAGATGCCGAGGCAGCTTATAAAAAAGCCGTGGAACTTGCTGAAGATTGGGCTCTTCCTGTTTATAATACGGCGCTTTTATATGAAAAGGCAGGACAGAAGAAGTTGGCGATCGATACCTGGAAAAAACTGCTTGATGTCTCCGGATTCAGTAAAGAAGCCGTTGAACACCTTGTTTCTCTAGATAAAACATTTAAATATGATCTCTCTGAGGTGGGGCCTGAATGTTCCCTCGGCGGGATCTATATCGGTATGCCGGAAGACAGTGTACGTTCGATCCTGGGAGAACCTGACGAGCAGGTCGCTCTTGAAAAACTATTCGCACTATCTTATTATAACCATAATATCGTCGTATTTTTGAGAGAGAAAGAAGTAAGCGGTGTTCTCGCCCAGAACGGATTCAGCGGTAAGACCTCAAAAGGTATCGGGATCGGCTCTCCAGCCAGTGAAGTACGGGCGGCATATGGTCTGCCTGACGATATTGTGCAACAAAAAGATCAGGAGCAGTGGATTTACAAGAAGTTAGGGTTTTTAGCCAATCTTTGTGGGAAGAAAGTGAATTCACTGCAGATTGTAAAGGTAGGTGAATAA
- a CDS encoding tetratricopeptide repeat protein, whose amino-acid sequence MRLIFLSFFFLSILSATEIDIAEEYFLEGLEFYNNKEYKTAIERYYAAVKIEPMNGLYRLALAGAYGKHGQYEKAIPHLKKAVKLDTTLIDAYYLIEQFYAELAMEDSAINYFRQEKSLHPGRAELYINLGHLYYRKKDFDKAIEEFSQAQILAPGNPISYCGMGVVLLAEGKDDTAAIFFKEAIKLDSLYPEAHLYYSLVLERKGLRKEADSERRLAYQLKPELKDVDLSGVLPLRGEKADIPFIVSTLDIIIARLIRPEERLAELIRKPFDLNLGTGITTINKEKWFSIKSNPAMETKWVGFKLSLELLVNKDSIRTKEWNYKKIFQTVRLGHPNLPFYFGVGSVNNYTLGLGLIIRDYFNQADENNRKLGSMFALQTKDNTIGVCGMVNSFSPMEVTVGHAYLGKWAQYPDDLLQRAELGFTYAQDNEYDYKVLGGDLLVYLASHGAFHFLVASEVAKTLQHGMGNVTGLLIRFGGMGKKDISFSLYGAGLFLSEDFEPAPFDAFYEKERRQYGSDVVNTVLARYQEKTNGFYATSGFNLGSIMKFSADYQSVSGVDSSGLFTARISVADDENIPVILQGVFYKSNFDDFNTLTTMDENTYIAGIAGLKVLNGLISLNLLYERTYLWGEDDAYEVQEKISPFIQFGARF is encoded by the coding sequence ATGCGGTTGATATTTTTATCCTTTTTTTTCTTATCCATCCTGTCGGCGACAGAGATTGATATTGCCGAAGAATATTTTCTGGAAGGCCTTGAGTTCTATAATAACAAAGAGTACAAAACGGCGATAGAAAGATATTATGCGGCGGTGAAGATTGAACCGATGAATGGACTCTACCGGCTGGCGCTGGCAGGGGCTTATGGTAAGCACGGTCAATATGAAAAGGCGATTCCGCATTTAAAGAAAGCGGTGAAGCTCGATACGACTTTGATCGATGCTTATTATTTGATTGAACAGTTCTATGCCGAACTTGCTATGGAAGATTCTGCAATAAACTATTTCCGGCAGGAGAAATCATTGCATCCTGGTCGTGCGGAGTTATACATCAATCTCGGACATCTCTATTATCGAAAGAAAGATTTTGATAAAGCAATAGAGGAATTCAGTCAGGCACAGATTCTTGCCCCGGGCAATCCGATCTCTTATTGCGGCATGGGAGTTGTTCTTCTCGCTGAGGGAAAGGATGATACCGCGGCGATATTTTTCAAAGAGGCGATAAAGCTCGACTCTTTATATCCTGAAGCCCATTTATACTACAGCCTTGTGCTGGAGAGAAAGGGATTGCGGAAAGAAGCCGATTCCGAAAGAAGGCTCGCCTATCAATTGAAACCAGAGCTCAAGGATGTCGATTTAAGCGGTGTCTTGCCTTTGCGGGGCGAGAAGGCGGACATTCCCTTTATTGTATCCACACTCGACATTATCATCGCAAGGTTGATCCGGCCAGAGGAGCGGCTTGCCGAATTGATACGCAAGCCTTTTGATTTGAATCTCGGTACAGGCATTACAACAATTAATAAGGAAAAGTGGTTTTCAATCAAATCCAATCCGGCAATGGAGACGAAATGGGTGGGATTCAAACTTTCTCTGGAACTACTGGTGAATAAAGACAGTATCAGAACAAAAGAATGGAACTATAAGAAAATTTTTCAGACGGTGCGCTTAGGCCATCCGAATCTGCCTTTTTACTTCGGCGTCGGTTCAGTCAACAATTATACCCTGGGGTTGGGTCTTATCATAAGGGACTATTTTAATCAGGCGGATGAAAACAATCGGAAACTGGGAAGTATGTTTGCACTTCAAACAAAAGATAACACGATTGGTGTCTGCGGCATGGTGAATAGTTTTTCACCGATGGAAGTGACTGTGGGACACGCCTATCTCGGTAAGTGGGCGCAATATCCGGATGATCTGTTGCAGCGGGCAGAGCTGGGTTTCACCTATGCCCAGGATAATGAGTATGATTATAAAGTATTGGGCGGTGATTTACTTGTTTACCTCGCTTCACACGGCGCATTTCATTTTCTTGTGGCGAGCGAAGTCGCAAAGACCCTTCAGCACGGTATGGGTAATGTGACCGGTTTATTAATCCGGTTCGGAGGTATGGGTAAAAAGGATATTTCATTTTCACTGTATGGAGCGGGTTTATTCCTGTCAGAGGATTTTGAGCCGGCTCCATTCGATGCCTTCTATGAAAAAGAGCGACGTCAGTACGGATCCGACGTCGTCAACACGGTGCTCGCCAGATATCAAGAAAAGACGAACGGCTTCTATGCGACAAGCGGATTTAATTTGGGATCGATTATGAAATTCTCAGCTGATTACCAGAGCGTGAGCGGGGTCGACAGCAGTGGTCTTTTCACGGCGCGCATTTCTGTGGCTGACGATGAAAATATTCCTGTAATATTACAGGGTGTTTTCTATAAGTCCAATTTCGACGATTTTAATACCCTAACCACGATGGATGAAAATACCTATATCGCGGGAATCGCCGGATTGAAGGTACTCAACGGTTTGATTTCATTGAACCTGCTTTATGAACGGACCTATCTCTGGGGGGAAGATGATGCTTACGAGGTCCAGGAGAAAATTTCACCGTTCATTCAATTCGGTGCACGATTTTAA
- a CDS encoding DUF58 domain-containing protein: protein MALLSAEFLKKIRRIEIRTKKLVNTMFAGEYKSTFKGTGIEFLDVREYLPGDDVRTIDWKVTARMGKPYVKKFAEDRELTVILCVDASGSGRFSTRNQFKLEQAAEIAATLAFSAVRNNDKVGLLFFTEQPEKYIPPRKGRFHVLRLIRDILYFTPRHKGTNPILALEFLMHILKHRAIIFFISDFIGDAFSVDDLRIPLGVVARRHDFVVITINDPMEHLLPKMGIVDLEDTETGEIMTINTSSTSLRNDYRAHRMMEQEKRQRLLKSLGIDSIELLTSEDFTPKLHKFFQERARRYR, encoded by the coding sequence ATGGCTTTACTGTCAGCTGAATTTCTGAAGAAGATAAGACGCATCGAGATCCGCACGAAGAAACTGGTCAACACGATGTTCGCCGGCGAGTATAAATCAACTTTTAAAGGAACCGGTATTGAGTTTCTTGATGTAAGGGAATATCTACCCGGCGACGATGTCAGAACCATCGACTGGAAAGTAACGGCGCGCATGGGAAAACCTTATGTAAAAAAATTCGCCGAGGATCGGGAATTGACGGTGATCCTCTGTGTCGATGCATCCGGGTCAGGCCGCTTCAGCACGCGCAATCAATTCAAGCTCGAACAAGCCGCGGAGATAGCCGCAACCCTCGCCTTCTCCGCTGTCAGGAATAATGATAAAGTCGGGCTTCTCTTTTTCACTGAACAACCGGAAAAATACATCCCGCCGCGTAAAGGAAGATTCCATGTCCTGCGTCTTATTCGGGATATCTTATATTTTACTCCCCGGCACAAAGGAACGAATCCGATACTCGCCCTTGAATTTCTCATGCACATCCTCAAACACCGCGCGATCATCTTTTTTATAAGTGATTTCATCGGTGATGCCTTCTCGGTCGATGACCTGCGTATCCCCCTTGGAGTCGTGGCGAGACGCCATGATTTTGTGGTGATAACGATAAATGATCCGATGGAACATCTCCTTCCGAAAATGGGAATCGTTGATTTGGAAGATACTGAAACCGGTGAAATAATGACAATCAATACTTCCTCGACGTCACTGCGCAATGACTACCGGGCGCATCGTATGATGGAACAGGAAAAAAGACAACGGCTTCTGAAATCACTCGGCATCGATTCGATCGAGCTTCTCACATCCGAAGACTTCACTCCGAAACTCCATAAATTCTTTCAGGAACGCGCCAGGAGATACAGATAA
- a CDS encoding CHAT domain-containing protein, whose translation MIFLLFFLITKEEPVGSLLDIADSLFYNENFAQAETIYIELLKTVQGIDRGLCLKGLGNIALCFGDPAAADDYYTEALKIFKKEKYLSGEAKIYLNFGSLAFYQGELSRAQKYFNDALKTIGRVKEKTISDRIDESNVLMMLGRLFLAKRRYKDASDYLLRAVERSKSIDYKKGIIDGCYFLGSLFVQQAVSDSALEYFSASCSLSLKHRYYKSAYEAYREIGNVQRRMGEYDAAYRNFLCALNLADSIKAGKEFLLGEGELLHNIALLYIAMGKYHSALTFLFRARDIFEKMKNITWKRETFQNIGFVYTLLATEDESYYDSSLYYYDLANDLIKDKQGEAHYYNNLGVLYEKKGEYKTAEGNYKKALKLYQDIDDRLGAAKVLSNLGNLFVLQGDYKKAVADYKRAYRVIENIKREDWKASLLANLGFAQHRSGVPDEAIESLTDAVAIIEDLRGKITGQDFRSAYLDNKIRVYEELINIYYQQGKAEEAFNYAERAKARAFLDLLAGAELTGKEGLDSEVVSLIKKEQMLEKKIEFLAGTLEQRDVIMEHNNVLDELERVYPEYTTLKSVKPIEIKRLQSILDDATAIVEYFIGVKNAYVFVVTSTSLSVKKIDVPAVRIYEKVDKYRKIIKRRVNYTDDELLVLSEWFYTFLLNPLMTEIQNKERLCIIPYGVLHHLPFAAIVIGKDPLSLLIDRYDIFYAPSASVYEIARRKNKSRKAKAVIFAKADFSEHPEWFDLSLPGTKEETDSILATKALPDLRIFSDADSSLPQPSETNAKRFLKDFDIIHFATHGKLAPGDSALESRIILSKDEKNDGYLKVREIFNLEIDAYLVTLSACETGQLRGFSEVGLMGDELTGLSRAFIYAGSSSVVASLWKVSDLSTVLLMMRFYQNLKDTDKTNALCNAQRWLKKQEFLDRPFFWAPFVVIGDWR comes from the coding sequence ATGATCTTCTTGTTATTCTTTCTGATTACCAAAGAAGAACCTGTTGGTTCATTGCTGGACATTGCTGATTCCCTGTTCTATAATGAAAATTTTGCTCAGGCTGAGACCATCTATATTGAACTGTTGAAGACTGTCCAGGGTATTGACAGAGGTCTTTGTTTGAAAGGACTCGGGAATATCGCGCTATGCTTCGGTGACCCGGCTGCTGCAGACGATTATTATACCGAAGCCCTGAAGATCTTTAAGAAAGAAAAATACTTAAGCGGTGAAGCAAAAATTTATTTGAATTTTGGCTCACTCGCTTTTTACCAGGGCGAGTTATCCCGGGCGCAGAAGTATTTTAATGATGCATTGAAGACCATCGGCAGGGTGAAGGAAAAGACGATTTCAGACCGGATAGACGAGAGCAATGTTCTGATGATGCTCGGAAGGTTGTTTTTGGCAAAGCGACGATACAAAGATGCAAGCGATTATCTGCTTCGGGCTGTCGAGAGATCAAAATCCATTGATTATAAAAAAGGCATTATCGACGGATGTTATTTCCTCGGTTCTCTTTTCGTCCAGCAGGCGGTCAGTGACAGCGCCCTGGAGTATTTTTCCGCTTCCTGTTCACTCTCTTTAAAACACCGTTATTACAAAAGCGCTTATGAGGCATATCGTGAGATCGGAAATGTTCAGCGGAGGATGGGTGAATACGATGCGGCATACAGAAATTTTCTGTGTGCGTTGAATCTTGCCGACAGCATTAAAGCCGGGAAAGAATTCCTCCTCGGTGAAGGAGAGCTTCTCCATAATATCGCCTTACTCTACATTGCTATGGGAAAGTATCACAGTGCCCTGACATTTCTGTTTCGTGCCCGTGATATCTTCGAAAAGATGAAGAATATCACATGGAAGAGAGAGACCTTCCAGAATATCGGTTTTGTTTATACCCTGCTGGCGACAGAAGATGAGTCGTACTATGATTCTTCTTTATACTATTATGATCTGGCAAATGATTTAATAAAGGATAAACAGGGCGAAGCCCATTATTATAATAATCTTGGAGTCTTATATGAGAAGAAAGGCGAATATAAAACCGCAGAGGGGAATTATAAAAAGGCATTGAAACTCTATCAAGATATTGACGACAGGCTGGGTGCAGCCAAGGTATTAAGCAATCTGGGTAATCTCTTTGTGCTCCAGGGTGATTATAAAAAAGCCGTGGCTGATTACAAGAGAGCATACAGGGTGATCGAAAATATTAAACGGGAAGACTGGAAGGCGTCTCTTCTTGCCAATCTTGGTTTTGCCCAGCACCGCAGCGGCGTACCTGATGAAGCGATAGAATCTTTGACCGACGCGGTTGCGATCATTGAAGATTTACGGGGTAAGATCACGGGTCAGGATTTCCGCTCGGCATATCTTGATAACAAGATAAGGGTCTACGAAGAGCTTATCAACATCTACTATCAGCAAGGAAAAGCAGAGGAGGCTTTCAACTATGCAGAACGGGCAAAGGCGCGGGCTTTTCTTGATCTGCTTGCCGGTGCAGAACTTACCGGTAAAGAAGGCCTGGATTCCGAGGTTGTTTCGTTGATAAAGAAAGAACAGATGCTCGAAAAAAAGATTGAATTTTTAGCGGGAACCCTTGAACAGCGTGATGTGATAATGGAACACAATAATGTCTTAGATGAGCTGGAGCGGGTGTATCCGGAGTACACTACTCTGAAATCAGTAAAACCGATTGAAATAAAACGACTTCAGTCAATACTGGATGACGCCACCGCGATTGTTGAGTACTTCATCGGTGTGAAGAACGCTTATGTTTTTGTCGTTACGAGTACGAGCCTGAGTGTCAAAAAGATTGACGTTCCGGCGGTACGGATCTACGAGAAGGTTGATAAGTACCGTAAGATAATCAAACGCAGGGTTAATTATACTGATGACGAACTCCTGGTTTTATCAGAATGGTTCTATACATTTCTCTTGAATCCGTTGATGACGGAAATCCAGAATAAAGAGAGGTTATGCATTATCCCCTACGGTGTTTTGCATCATCTTCCGTTCGCCGCAATCGTCATTGGAAAAGACCCTTTGTCGCTCTTGATTGACAGATACGACATATTCTACGCTCCGTCGGCTTCTGTATATGAAATCGCCCGGAGAAAGAACAAAAGCCGGAAAGCGAAAGCGGTTATTTTCGCCAAGGCGGATTTTTCCGAACACCCGGAGTGGTTTGATCTCTCTCTGCCGGGGACAAAAGAGGAGACGGATTCCATTCTCGCCACGAAGGCGCTGCCTGATTTAAGAATCTTTTCCGACGCCGACAGTTCATTACCACAACCATCAGAAACCAATGCAAAGCGATTTCTCAAGGATTTTGACATCATCCATTTCGCGACCCATGGAAAACTTGCACCGGGTGATTCCGCTCTTGAATCGCGTATTATCCTCTCCAAAGATGAAAAGAACGACGGTTATCTGAAGGTACGGGAAATCTTCAATCTGGAAATCGATGCATACCTTGTTACATTGTCGGCATGTGAAACAGGTCAATTACGGGGTTTTTCCGAAGTCGGCTTGATGGGCGATGAACTCACCGGTTTAAGCCGCGCCTTTATATATGCCGGCTCTTCATCCGTGGTCGCTTCGCTCTGGAAGGTCAGTGATCTTTCCACTGTCCTTCTGATGATGAGATTTTATCAAAATCTGAAAGATACAGATAAGACGAATGCTTTGTGCAATGCCCAGCGGTGGTTGAAGAAACAGGAGTTTCTCGATCGCCCGTTTTTCTGGGCACCGTTTGTGGTAATCGGGGATTGGCGATGA
- a CDS encoding MoxR family ATPase, translating into MKDEIKKIHEEIEKESIIVQTITNEIGKAIVGQKYLINRLLVGLLADGHILIEGVPGLAKTYAVRTLANVIKTEFHRIQFTPDLLPADIIGTMVYNQRTNEFTVSKGPIFANLILADEINRTPPKVQSALLEAMQERQVTIGDKTFKLDDPFMVFATQNPIEQEGTYPLPEAQIDRFLLKIKITYPDKKEEKEIVERIAVAGEPKIKPVVDPKTIIKARELCKKIYIDDKIKDYIIDLVFATREPKSFGLEELSGLIRYGASPRASIYLTSTARALAFLKRRGFVIPEDIKELAPDVLRHRIILTYEAEAEEVTTDDVIQKILSGVEVP; encoded by the coding sequence ATGAAGGACGAGATTAAAAAAATCCACGAGGAGATCGAAAAAGAAAGTATTATTGTGCAGACGATAACGAATGAAATCGGCAAGGCGATAGTCGGGCAGAAATATCTTATAAACAGGCTTCTGGTCGGTCTGCTTGCGGACGGGCATATTCTGATAGAAGGTGTACCAGGACTCGCAAAGACCTATGCCGTACGGACCCTGGCCAATGTAATAAAAACCGAATTCCATCGTATCCAGTTCACCCCTGACCTTCTTCCCGCCGATATCATCGGTACAATGGTATATAATCAAAGAACCAATGAATTCACGGTAAGTAAAGGCCCCATCTTTGCCAATCTAATACTCGCCGATGAAATAAACCGGACACCACCCAAGGTCCAGAGTGCGCTCCTCGAAGCAATGCAGGAACGGCAGGTCACGATCGGCGACAAAACCTTTAAACTGGATGATCCTTTTATGGTGTTTGCAACACAAAATCCTATAGAGCAGGAAGGAACATATCCACTCCCGGAAGCCCAGATAGATCGTTTTCTCTTGAAGATAAAAATTACATATCCCGATAAAAAAGAAGAGAAAGAAATAGTTGAACGGATAGCGGTCGCCGGAGAACCGAAAATCAAACCGGTCGTGGATCCAAAGACGATAATCAAAGCCCGGGAGTTGTGCAAAAAAATATATATCGACGATAAAATCAAGGACTATATCATCGACCTCGTATTCGCCACCCGAGAACCGAAATCTTTCGGCCTGGAGGAACTCTCCGGTTTAATACGCTACGGCGCATCACCACGCGCTTCAATCTATCTGACCAGTACGGCACGTGCCCTTGCGTTTCTGAAACGCCGTGGTTTTGTAATTCCCGAAGATATAAAAGAACTGGCACCGGATGTCCTGCGCCATCGAATCATTCTCACTTATGAAGCCGAAGCCGAAGAAGTCACGACCGATGACGTGATCCAGAAAATATTAAGCGGTGTTGAAGTGCCATAA
- a CDS encoding Hsp20/alpha crystallin family protein translates to MKERNLIRWEPFRDLVSLRDDFDRLLENFFGRGPIEKEEFWAPVMDVVESNGNIEVKAELPGMKKEDIKVTVKDNILSVSGERKQEKETKDKTFHRIERYYGKFCRSIELPSEVDPDKVKATYKDGVLNITLPKPESAKPKQIEVEVK, encoded by the coding sequence ATGAAAGAGAGAAATTTAATAAGATGGGAGCCGTTCAGAGATTTAGTGAGTTTAAGAGACGACTTTGATCGTCTTCTGGAAAATTTCTTCGGTAGAGGGCCGATTGAAAAAGAAGAATTCTGGGCACCTGTGATGGATGTCGTAGAGAGTAATGGAAATATCGAGGTCAAGGCTGAACTTCCCGGTATGAAGAAAGAGGATATAAAGGTGACGGTGAAGGACAATATTCTTTCGGTATCCGGTGAGCGGAAACAGGAAAAAGAGACCAAGGACAAAACATTCCACAGGATCGAACGGTACTACGGTAAGTTCTGTCGAAGCATCGAGTTACCTTCTGAGGTCGATCCAGATAAAGTGAAAGCGACTTATAAAGACGGGGTGTTGAACATCACACTACCGAAGCCGGAGTCGGCGAAACCGAAGCAGATAGAAGTTGAAGTAAAGTAA